The following coding sequences are from one Anabas testudineus chromosome 16, fAnaTes1.2, whole genome shotgun sequence window:
- the sv2a gene encoding synaptic vesicle glycoprotein 2A isoform X2 — protein sequence MMVGAFVWGGLADRIGRRQTLLISLSINSVFAFFSSFVQGYSSFLFCRLASGVGIGGSIPIVFSYYSEFLAQEKRGEHLSWLCMFWMIGGIYASAMAWAIIPHYGWSFQMGSAYQFHSWRVFVLVCAFPAVAAISALTTMPESPRFYLENGKHDEAWMILKQVHDTNMRAKGYPERVFSVTTIKTMKQMDELVNMGDGAAWHEKWRIKLTTLFHQVWSNFQTVFSPEYRRTTYMMMAVWFSMSFSYYGLTVWFPDMIKYLQKQEYSSRTKVFVKEKVEHVTFNFTLENQIHRQGEYFNDKFMNLKMKSMVFEDSLFEECYFEDITSSNTFFKNCTFIATLFYNTDLFKYRLVNCKLVNSTFLHNKEGCLLSDISDENNAYMVYFVSFLGTLAVLPGNIVSALLMDKIGRLRMLAGSSVISCISCFFLSFGNSESAMIALLCLFGGISIASWNALDVLTVELYPSDKRTTAFGFLNALCKLAAVLGISIFTSFVGITKAVPILFASGALAAGSFLALKLPETRGQVLQ from the exons ATGATGGTCGGGGCCTTTGTTTGGGGTGGCTTGGCTGACCGGATTGGCCGACGGCAGACCCTCCTCATCTCCCTCTCCATCAACAGCGTGTTTGCCTTCTTCTCGTCCTTCGTCCAGGGCTACAGCTCCTTCCTTTTCTGCCGCCTGGCCTCTGGTGTGGG TATTGGTGGCTCCATTCCCATTGTGTTTTCCTACTACTCTGAGTTCCTGGCCCAGGAGAAGCGAGGCGAGCATCTGAGCTGGCTCTGCATGTTTTGGATGATTGGTGGTATCTATGCCTCTGCCATGGCCTGGGCCATCATCCCACACTATG GCTGGAGTTTCCAGATGGGCTCAGCCTACCAGTTCCACAGCTGGCGTgtctttgtgttggtgtgtgctTTCCCCGCCGTGGCGGCCATCTCCGCCCTCACCACCATGCCTGAGAGCCCCCGCTTCTACCTGGAG AATGGGAAACATGATGAGGCGTGGATGATTCTGAAGCAGGTTCATGACACCAACATGAGGGCCAAGGGTTACCCAGAGAGGGTCTTCTCT GTGACCACCATCAAAACGATGAAGCAGATGGATGAACTGGTGAATATGGGTGATGGCGCTGCCTGGCACGAGAAATGGAGGATAAAGCTCACTACACTCTTCCACCAg GTGTGGAGTAATTTCCAGACGGTTTTCTCCCCTGAGTATCGCCGTACTACCTACATGATGATGGCTGTGTGGTTCTCTATGTCCTTCAG CTACTACGGTCTGACGGTGTGGTTCCCTGACATGATCAAGTACCTGCAGAAGCAGGAGTACTCGTCACGTACCAAGGTGTTTGTCAAGGAGAAAGTAGAACATGTCACCTTTAACTTCACCCTGGAAAACCAGATCCACCGCCAGGGAGAGTACTTCAACGATAA GTTTATGAACCTGAAAATGAAGTCTATGGTGTTTGAGGACTCTCTGTTTGAGGAGTGTTACTTCGAGGACATCACCTCCAGCAACACCTTCTTCAAGAACTGCACCTTTATTGCCACACTATTCTACAACACAG ATCTCTTCAAGTACAGGTTGGTCAACTGCAAGCTTGTCAACAGCACTTTCCTGCACAACAAAGAGGGCTGTCTGCTCAGTGACATCAGTGATGAGAACAATGCCTACATGGTGTACTTTGTTAGTTTCCTGGGCACCTTGGCTGTGTTGCCTGGCAACATTGTCTCAGCGCTGCTCATGGACAAGATCGGAAGGTTAAGGATGCTAG CGGGATCCAGTGTGATCTCTTGCATCAGCtgtttcttcctgtcttttgGCAACAGTGAGTCAGCCATGATTGCTTTGCTCTGCCTGTTTGGGGGAATCAGCATTGCCTCCTGGAATGCCCTAGATGTGCTGACCGTCGAGCTCTACCCCTCTGACAAGAG AACCACAGCATTTGGCTTCCTCAACGCCCTCTGTAAATTAGCGGCTGTATTGGGTATAAGCATCTTCACCTCGTTTGTTGGTATCACCAAGGCTGTACCCATCCTCTTTGCCTCGGGGGCGCTGGCGGCGGGCAGTTTTCTGGCCCTCAAACTGCCGGAGACACGAGGTCAGGTGCTGCAGTAG
- the sv2a gene encoding synaptic vesicle glycoprotein 2A isoform X1, whose product MDDDGRYRDNRSDFIRGAKDIAKVAKKQVGKKVGRGVDKMTDEYTKRSYKRFEEEDDDDDYAGMPSNDGGYYRNDSRANDDEGHSDSTEGHDEDDEIYEGEYQGIPRADSGKAGGMDGVTAAQAQQFRDLSAYEGERRKDREELAQQYETILQECGHGKFQWTLYFVLGLALMADGVEIFVVGFVLPSAEKDMCLSEPNKGMLGLIVYLGMMVGAFVWGGLADRIGRRQTLLISLSINSVFAFFSSFVQGYSSFLFCRLASGVGIGGSIPIVFSYYSEFLAQEKRGEHLSWLCMFWMIGGIYASAMAWAIIPHYGWSFQMGSAYQFHSWRVFVLVCAFPAVAAISALTTMPESPRFYLENGKHDEAWMILKQVHDTNMRAKGYPERVFSVTTIKTMKQMDELVNMGDGAAWHEKWRIKLTTLFHQVWSNFQTVFSPEYRRTTYMMMAVWFSMSFSYYGLTVWFPDMIKYLQKQEYSSRTKVFVKEKVEHVTFNFTLENQIHRQGEYFNDKFMNLKMKSMVFEDSLFEECYFEDITSSNTFFKNCTFIATLFYNTDLFKYRLVNCKLVNSTFLHNKEGCLLSDISDENNAYMVYFVSFLGTLAVLPGNIVSALLMDKIGRLRMLAGSSVISCISCFFLSFGNSESAMIALLCLFGGISIASWNALDVLTVELYPSDKRTTAFGFLNALCKLAAVLGISIFTSFVGITKAVPILFASGALAAGSFLALKLPETRGQVLQ is encoded by the exons ATGGATGACGACGGGCGCTACAGAGACAACCGCTCAGACTTCATCCGCGGCGCCAAGGACATTGCCAAAGTGGCCAAGAAGCAGGTAGGCAAGAAGGTCGGCCGTGGCGTGGACAAAATGACCGATGAGTACACCAAGCGCTCTTACAAGCGCTTcgaagaagaggatgatgatgatgactacGCCGGCATGCCAAGCAACGATGGTGGATATTATCGCAATGACAGCAGGGCCAATGACGAcgaaggtcacagtgactctaCTGAAGGACACGATGAGGATGATGAGATTTATGAAGGCGAGTACCAGGGCATCCCAAGAGCTGACTCAGGCAAGGCCGGTGGTATGGACGGGGTAACGGCTGCCCAGGCGCAGCAGTTCAGAGATCTGTCAGCCTATGAGGGTGAGAGGAGGAAAGACCGGGAGGAGCTGGCTCAGCAGTACGAGACAATCCTACAAGAGTGCGGCCATGGGAAGTTCCAGTGGACGCTCTACTTTGTCCTGGGGCTGGCACTGATGGCAGACGGGGTGGAGATCTTTGTGGTGGGCTTCGTGCTGCCCAGTGCAGAGAAGGACATGTGTCTATCGGAGCCCAACAAGGGCATGCTTG GTCTGATTGTGTACCTGGGGATGATGGTCGGGGCCTTTGTTTGGGGTGGCTTGGCTGACCGGATTGGCCGACGGCAGACCCTCCTCATCTCCCTCTCCATCAACAGCGTGTTTGCCTTCTTCTCGTCCTTCGTCCAGGGCTACAGCTCCTTCCTTTTCTGCCGCCTGGCCTCTGGTGTGGG TATTGGTGGCTCCATTCCCATTGTGTTTTCCTACTACTCTGAGTTCCTGGCCCAGGAGAAGCGAGGCGAGCATCTGAGCTGGCTCTGCATGTTTTGGATGATTGGTGGTATCTATGCCTCTGCCATGGCCTGGGCCATCATCCCACACTATG GCTGGAGTTTCCAGATGGGCTCAGCCTACCAGTTCCACAGCTGGCGTgtctttgtgttggtgtgtgctTTCCCCGCCGTGGCGGCCATCTCCGCCCTCACCACCATGCCTGAGAGCCCCCGCTTCTACCTGGAG AATGGGAAACATGATGAGGCGTGGATGATTCTGAAGCAGGTTCATGACACCAACATGAGGGCCAAGGGTTACCCAGAGAGGGTCTTCTCT GTGACCACCATCAAAACGATGAAGCAGATGGATGAACTGGTGAATATGGGTGATGGCGCTGCCTGGCACGAGAAATGGAGGATAAAGCTCACTACACTCTTCCACCAg GTGTGGAGTAATTTCCAGACGGTTTTCTCCCCTGAGTATCGCCGTACTACCTACATGATGATGGCTGTGTGGTTCTCTATGTCCTTCAG CTACTACGGTCTGACGGTGTGGTTCCCTGACATGATCAAGTACCTGCAGAAGCAGGAGTACTCGTCACGTACCAAGGTGTTTGTCAAGGAGAAAGTAGAACATGTCACCTTTAACTTCACCCTGGAAAACCAGATCCACCGCCAGGGAGAGTACTTCAACGATAA GTTTATGAACCTGAAAATGAAGTCTATGGTGTTTGAGGACTCTCTGTTTGAGGAGTGTTACTTCGAGGACATCACCTCCAGCAACACCTTCTTCAAGAACTGCACCTTTATTGCCACACTATTCTACAACACAG ATCTCTTCAAGTACAGGTTGGTCAACTGCAAGCTTGTCAACAGCACTTTCCTGCACAACAAAGAGGGCTGTCTGCTCAGTGACATCAGTGATGAGAACAATGCCTACATGGTGTACTTTGTTAGTTTCCTGGGCACCTTGGCTGTGTTGCCTGGCAACATTGTCTCAGCGCTGCTCATGGACAAGATCGGAAGGTTAAGGATGCTAG CGGGATCCAGTGTGATCTCTTGCATCAGCtgtttcttcctgtcttttgGCAACAGTGAGTCAGCCATGATTGCTTTGCTCTGCCTGTTTGGGGGAATCAGCATTGCCTCCTGGAATGCCCTAGATGTGCTGACCGTCGAGCTCTACCCCTCTGACAAGAG AACCACAGCATTTGGCTTCCTCAACGCCCTCTGTAAATTAGCGGCTGTATTGGGTATAAGCATCTTCACCTCGTTTGTTGGTATCACCAAGGCTGTACCCATCCTCTTTGCCTCGGGGGCGCTGGCGGCGGGCAGTTTTCTGGCCCTCAAACTGCCGGAGACACGAGGTCAGGTGCTGCAGTAG
- the bola1 gene encoding bolA-like protein 1 has translation MLPSVLRSAWPVSTNLALTRSLAHFKPHMNPDPSRPVEGAIRTKLTNMLKPDHLEVHNESHMHAVPAGSESHFRVLVVSSQFEGLPLIQRHRLVNETLKEELSSCVHALAIQAKTPEQWRSNPSLAKSPPCMGGSKGDHTVEEKLKTGRE, from the coding sequence ATGCTGCCCAGTGTCCTCCGCAGTGCTTGGCCTGTTTCCACCAATCTTGCCTTAACCCGGTCTCTGGCCCATTTCAAACCACACATGAACCCAGACCCCAGTCGGCCCGTTGAGGGGGCCATCCGTACCAAACTGACCAACATGCTAAAACCAGATCACTTAGAGGTTCACAATGAAAGCCACATGCATGCTGTGCCTGCTGGTTCTGAATCCCATTTCCGTGTGCTGGTTGTCAGCTCCCAGTTTGAGGGTCTGCCATTGATACAGCGCCACCGACTGGTTAATGAGACCTTAAAGGAGGAGTTGAGTAGCTGTGTTCATGCACTGGCTATACAGGCAAAAACTCCAGAGCAATGGAGGAGTAACCCATCTCTGGCTAAAAGTCCACCATGCATGGGAGGCTCAAAGGGAGATCACACAGTGGAGGAAAAATTAAAGACTGGACGAGAGTAA